Proteins encoded in a region of the Brevefilum fermentans genome:
- the eutC gene encoding ethanolamine ammonia-lyase subunit EutC has product MEQKNLDIEAIIRQVLAELGKGSLQESAPQVEVVKPEGGQSPGIDLPDPSLAENRQKLGVVNPFDPDGLLNLCSTTNARLGVGRAGPRPKTESLLLFQADHAVTQDAIFGVVDEDILNQFDLFTVQTQVQSQTEYLLRPDLGRILCDDAKKTIAERCVKNPQVQIVVGDGLSAAAINNNLPLIFPVIEEGLQGAGLSLGTSFFIKHARVGVINDLNEIIRADVVVILIGERPGLGISDAMSAYMGWQPAHGKTDADRDVICMITMNGGTNTLEAGAFVVEMIKKTHKFQASGVSLKEKTATAE; this is encoded by the coding sequence ATGGAACAAAAGAATTTGGACATTGAAGCGATCATCAGACAGGTTCTGGCGGAGTTAGGCAAGGGTAGCCTTCAGGAATCCGCACCCCAGGTAGAAGTTGTCAAGCCTGAGGGAGGTCAAAGTCCTGGTATCGACTTGCCAGATCCAAGCCTGGCTGAAAACCGTCAGAAGCTTGGGGTTGTCAACCCGTTTGACCCTGATGGCTTGCTCAATCTCTGTTCAACCACAAACGCCCGCCTGGGCGTTGGCAGGGCTGGACCACGCCCAAAGACTGAATCCCTGCTCCTGTTCCAAGCTGATCATGCCGTTACCCAGGATGCAATTTTTGGCGTCGTCGATGAAGACATCTTGAATCAGTTCGACTTATTCACCGTTCAAACACAGGTTCAATCTCAGACCGAGTACCTGCTGCGTCCAGATCTGGGGCGTATATTATGCGATGACGCAAAAAAGACCATTGCTGAACGCTGTGTGAAGAATCCACAGGTCCAAATTGTGGTTGGCGATGGCCTCAGCGCGGCTGCAATCAACAACAACCTGCCTTTGATTTTCCCGGTCATCGAAGAGGGTTTACAGGGCGCCGGGCTCAGCCTTGGCACGTCCTTTTTCATCAAACATGCACGCGTGGGCGTGATCAACGACCTGAACGAGATCATCAGAGCAGATGTGGTGGTCATTCTCATCGGAGAACGTCCCGGCTTGGGAATTTCTGATGCCATGAGTGCCTATATGGGCTGGCAGCCGGCACACGGCAAAACCGATGCAGATCGTGATGTAATTTGCATGATCACCATGAACGGCGGTACCAACACGCTGGAAGCCGGCGCTTTCGTGGTTGAAATGATTAAAAAGACGCATAAGTTCCAGGCCAGCGGTGTGAGTTTGAAGGAAAAAACCGCCACAGCTGAATAG
- a CDS encoding ethanolamine ammonia-lyase subunit EutB gives MLLRTKLFGKTYEFATIKELMAKANEEKSGDRQAGIAAESSVERMAARHILAEVTLETLRQNPSIPYDRDEVTRVIDDSVNETIYNEIKSWKLGDFREWLLSDTTTSEMIRRVSNALTAEMVAGVAKLMSNLDLMLAAKKIRVTAHCNTTMGLPGVLSSRNQPNHPTDSPAGIKASIFEGLSYGSGDCVIGINPSDDSLSSVSRLFELTHDVITAWEIPTQNSVLAHITTQREALKRGAPVSMLFQSLAGSEKANQGFGISVGMLDEAYELAKQYCNSTGPNYFYFETGQGTELSANAHEDTDQLTMEARCYGLAKRYQPFIVNTVVGFIGPEYLYDSVQITRAGLEDHFMGKLTGIPMGCDACYTNHAKATQNDIENLAVLLTSAGCCYFIGVALGDDIMLSYQCTSYHDTASLRQLLGLRPIPEFEAWMENLGLMKNGILTEKAGDASFFLGR, from the coding sequence ATGCTTTTACGAACGAAATTGTTTGGAAAAACCTACGAATTTGCCACCATCAAGGAATTGATGGCAAAAGCCAACGAAGAAAAATCCGGCGATCGCCAGGCTGGGATCGCTGCCGAGAGCTCAGTTGAACGCATGGCTGCAAGACATATCCTCGCCGAGGTTACGCTGGAAACTTTGCGCCAAAACCCATCGATTCCCTATGATCGGGACGAGGTCACCCGGGTAATCGACGACAGTGTCAATGAAACGATTTACAACGAAATTAAATCCTGGAAGCTGGGCGATTTTCGTGAATGGCTGCTGTCAGATACCACCACCTCCGAAATGATCCGGCGCGTCAGCAACGCCCTGACTGCCGAGATGGTGGCGGGTGTGGCTAAGCTGATGTCAAACCTTGACCTGATGCTGGCTGCGAAAAAAATCAGAGTGACCGCCCATTGCAATACCACTATGGGGTTGCCCGGAGTGCTTTCTTCACGCAACCAGCCCAACCACCCCACCGACTCCCCGGCTGGGATCAAAGCCTCGATCTTCGAAGGGCTATCCTATGGCTCTGGCGATTGCGTAATCGGGATCAACCCTTCCGACGATTCGCTTTCGAGTGTCAGTCGCCTGTTCGAACTGACCCATGATGTGATCACAGCCTGGGAAATCCCAACCCAGAACTCAGTGCTGGCGCACATCACCACGCAGAGGGAGGCGCTTAAACGGGGCGCACCGGTTTCCATGCTGTTCCAAAGCCTGGCAGGTTCAGAGAAAGCAAACCAGGGCTTTGGAATTTCCGTTGGGATGCTGGATGAAGCCTACGAACTGGCAAAACAATACTGCAACAGCACCGGACCCAATTACTTTTATTTTGAAACGGGTCAGGGAACGGAATTATCCGCCAATGCTCACGAGGATACCGATCAATTGACCATGGAAGCGCGCTGTTATGGATTAGCCAAACGCTATCAGCCTTTCATTGTTAATACCGTAGTGGGCTTTATCGGTCCAGAATACCTTTACGATAGCGTGCAAATCACTCGTGCTGGGTTAGAAGATCACTTCATGGGCAAATTGACGGGTATCCCAATGGGATGCGATGCCTGCTACACCAACCACGCCAAGGCAACACAAAACGACATTGAAAATCTGGCAGTGCTCCTGACCTCTGCCGGTTGCTGCTACTTCATCGGCGTTGCCCTGGGTGATGATATCATGCTCAGCTATCAGTGCACCAGTTATCATGACACAGCCAGCCTGCGACAGCTGCTTGGTTTGCGTCCCATACCGGAGTTTGAAGCCTGGATGGAAAATCTGGGGTTGATGAAAAACGGCATCCTGACAGAAAAAGCCGGTGATGCCTCTTTCTTCCTGGGGCGATAG
- a CDS encoding ethanolamine ammonia-lyase reactivating factor EutA, with protein sequence MVSAREMISVGIDVGTTTTKLVFSRLQIADVARPGRVPRFDVVDKASLFESEIHLTPLLNPTLVDVDSLTAIISGEYRNANIHPEQVETGAVIITGEIARTENADLILQAMAALAGDFVVTVAGPNLEAQIAGRGSGAAAYSVERFAQVTNIDIGGGTANAAIFRLGEHLSSSTLAVGGRQLIVDRSSGIVRHIAPSAHIIIDTLGLPIVAGQRVELDTLQSFTDLMAELVADLASGAQSALGSRLQLTPPLEGAEKSKILFFSGGVGALYYQNYSINNLADALVYDDVGLLFARSLRENERLRRYTVLPPSQTKRATVIGASNQTVTLSGSTIWTSAEILPARNLPVIRPQLPLDSPPSPEEVNAAILTAIQRWDINLESTTYAIALTLPQKLDYHWLRQIAEGLVKFSNGTLAPGMPLVLVTEMDYAQVLGQTINSMAPQLPLISVDQIGLSEGDFIDIGEPILDGRIVPLSVKTLIFYD encoded by the coding sequence ATGGTTTCAGCAAGGGAAATGATCAGTGTCGGCATTGATGTCGGCACGACAACGACCAAACTGGTTTTTTCGCGCCTTCAAATTGCAGATGTCGCCCGCCCAGGAAGAGTACCTCGCTTTGACGTGGTCGATAAGGCATCTCTGTTTGAAAGCGAAATTCACCTGACCCCGCTTCTGAATCCGACATTGGTGGATGTGGATTCGCTGACCGCGATCATCAGCGGTGAATACCGCAACGCGAATATCCACCCTGAACAAGTTGAAACCGGTGCTGTCATCATCACCGGAGAGATTGCACGCACCGAAAACGCTGACTTAATTCTTCAAGCCATGGCTGCCCTTGCCGGTGATTTCGTGGTGACCGTCGCAGGTCCAAATCTGGAAGCTCAAATTGCTGGACGTGGCTCGGGGGCAGCAGCCTATTCTGTGGAACGCTTTGCTCAGGTTACCAACATTGATATCGGCGGGGGCACCGCCAACGCAGCCATCTTCCGGCTTGGAGAACATCTTTCCTCCTCCACCCTGGCGGTTGGCGGGCGTCAACTTATCGTTGATCGATCATCGGGCATCGTCAGGCACATTGCGCCTTCCGCACATATCATTATCGACACCCTTGGCTTGCCCATTGTGGCGGGTCAGCGAGTTGAGCTTGATACGCTGCAGAGCTTTACGGATTTGATGGCTGAATTGGTGGCAGACCTGGCGTCCGGCGCCCAGTCGGCTTTGGGCAGCAGGCTTCAGCTCACGCCGCCCTTAGAAGGTGCAGAGAAGTCAAAAATTCTCTTTTTTTCAGGCGGAGTTGGCGCACTTTATTACCAGAATTATTCAATCAACAATCTTGCCGATGCTCTCGTTTATGATGATGTCGGTTTGCTGTTTGCGCGCTCTTTGCGCGAAAATGAAAGGCTTCGCAGATATACCGTTTTGCCCCCTTCGCAAACAAAGCGTGCAACGGTGATTGGCGCTTCAAATCAGACGGTGACCCTCAGTGGCAGCACAATTTGGACGAGCGCTGAAATCCTTCCCGCGCGCAACCTGCCTGTGATTCGCCCCCAGCTTCCACTGGATTCGCCACCTTCGCCCGAAGAAGTCAATGCAGCCATTCTGACCGCCATCCAACGCTGGGATATCAACCTGGAATCGACCACGTATGCTATCGCTCTCACCCTACCACAAAAACTCGATTACCACTGGTTACGTCAAATCGCCGAAGGCTTGGTTAAATTTTCCAACGGAACCCTTGCTCCTGGAATGCCTCTGGTGCTCGTGACTGAAATGGATTATGCCCAGGTTCTCGGTCAGACGATCAATTCCATGGCGCCGCAGCTCCCCCTGATCAGTGTGGATCAAATTGGTTTGAGCGAAGGCGATTTTATCGATATCGGCGAGCCGATCCTTGATGGTCGCATTGTGCCGCTTTCTGTAAAGACCTTGATCTTTTATGATTGA
- a CDS encoding BMC domain-containing protein, whose translation MTDVQFIALGMVETKGLVGAIEAADAMVKAANVTLIGKETIGGGYVTVMVRGDVGAVKAATDAGAAAAKRVGELVSVHVIPRPHNNIEFILPTQPE comes from the coding sequence ATGACAGATGTTCAATTTATTGCATTAGGGATGGTAGAAACTAAAGGGCTGGTCGGCGCTATTGAAGCAGCCGATGCAATGGTCAAAGCAGCCAATGTCACCCTGATTGGCAAAGAAACCATCGGTGGTGGTTATGTAACAGTGATGGTGCGGGGCGATGTCGGTGCAGTGAAAGCTGCAACCGATGCTGGAGCTGCCGCAGCGAAAAGGGTCGGTGAGCTGGTCAGTGTCCATGTCATCCCTCGCCCTCACAACAACATCGAGTTCATCCTTCCAACTCAACCTGAATAG
- a CDS encoding ABC transporter ATP-binding protein — protein sequence MSYIVFENVNKFFGNNHVLKDINLEVEKGQLVTLLGPSGCGKSTLLRCLAGLETVTSGRIYLDGNDITDVSARTRGIGMVFQQYSLFPNLNVFNNVAYGLKQNKIPKQEIQEKVEEILEMVGLKEKITQYPNQLSGGQQQRVALARAIVTEPKVLLLDEPLSAIDALLRRNLQIEIRRIQKELNITTIFVTHDQDEAMVLSDMIHLFNEGFIEQSGSAIELYANPRTKFAATFIGNYRILPAADLAKATGEIFTCQDVAIRPEIVQISYQPTVDEDKYHLKGVITNSISHGNIIRYNIQCGEVNLNADVVYESGIPYKEGETVYLSVRKDGVIEL from the coding sequence ATGTCTTACATCGTTTTTGAAAATGTCAATAAGTTTTTTGGAAACAACCACGTTTTAAAGGATATCAATCTGGAGGTTGAGAAAGGACAGCTGGTCACCCTGCTGGGACCTTCCGGTTGTGGAAAAAGTACGCTCTTGCGCTGCCTGGCGGGTTTGGAAACAGTCACGTCAGGAAGGATTTATTTGGATGGCAACGATATCACCGATGTCAGTGCCAGGACACGTGGAATCGGGATGGTTTTTCAACAGTATTCGCTGTTTCCAAATCTAAACGTCTTCAACAATGTTGCCTATGGGCTCAAGCAAAACAAAATCCCAAAACAAGAAATCCAAGAAAAAGTGGAAGAAATCCTCGAGATGGTTGGGCTGAAGGAAAAAATCACCCAGTACCCCAACCAGCTTTCGGGTGGACAACAACAACGGGTTGCCCTGGCACGTGCGATCGTCACCGAACCAAAAGTCCTGCTTTTAGATGAGCCGTTATCTGCGATCGATGCTTTGTTGCGCCGCAACTTGCAGATCGAAATTCGCCGCATTCAAAAAGAACTCAACATTACCACCATCTTTGTAACCCACGACCAGGACGAAGCGATGGTTCTTTCGGACATGATTCACCTGTTCAACGAGGGCTTCATCGAGCAGAGCGGTTCAGCCATCGAACTTTATGCCAATCCGCGTACAAAATTTGCGGCTACTTTTATCGGTAATTACAGAATCTTGCCTGCCGCTGACTTAGCCAAAGCCACCGGTGAAATCTTCACCTGCCAGGATGTTGCGATTCGACCAGAGATCGTGCAGATCAGTTATCAACCCACTGTTGATGAAGACAAGTACCACCTTAAAGGCGTTATCACCAACAGCATCTCGCATGGGAATATCATCCGGTACAATATTCAATGCGGCGAAGTAAACCTCAATGCTGACGTGGTCTACGAAAGCGGTATACCTTATAAAGAAGGAGAAACGGTTTACCTCTCCGTCAGGAAGGACGGCGTTATCGAGCTGTAA
- a CDS encoding ABC transporter permease, producing the protein MKKQFWVTALIILIIIYLLTPLLATATYSAFKKWTGILPEGFTLKHYTDLLSNRPFMLSLGRTILVCIIPIVITVVVVLLALFVVTIHFPQYEKYVQILCMIPYTIQGVILSVSILSLYQGMAGFLGDRKVMLIGAYCIIILPYIYQGIRNSMHAVNMPMLIEAAEMLGSSKLEAFIRVIIPNIISGITVSSLLAVGIIFGDYVLIRNITGSAFQNVQIFLFLAMKRSSTEASAVFVIIMLTTFLITALFLYVQSRDERQKIEEKGR; encoded by the coding sequence ATGAAAAAACAATTTTGGGTCACTGCCCTTATCATCCTGATTATTATTTATTTACTGACCCCGTTATTAGCTACAGCAACCTATTCCGCCTTCAAAAAATGGACCGGCATCCTTCCGGAAGGCTTTACCCTTAAACACTATACCGACCTGCTCTCTAACAGGCCTTTTATGCTGTCATTGGGACGGACGATACTGGTTTGCATTATTCCGATCGTGATCACTGTGGTGGTGGTGCTTTTAGCATTGTTTGTAGTCACAATCCACTTCCCTCAATATGAAAAATATGTTCAAATCCTGTGTATGATCCCTTATACCATTCAGGGTGTGATTCTTTCGGTCAGTATTCTTTCGCTTTATCAAGGCATGGCAGGGTTTTTAGGCGATCGCAAGGTGATGCTGATCGGTGCTTATTGCATCATCATCCTGCCATATATTTACCAGGGGATCCGAAACAGCATGCACGCGGTCAATATGCCCATGCTGATCGAGGCGGCAGAGATGTTAGGCTCCAGCAAATTGGAGGCGTTTATTCGTGTGATTATTCCTAACATCATCTCAGGAATCACCGTTTCATCGCTGCTGGCAGTAGGAATTATCTTTGGAGATTACGTCCTTATTCGCAACATTACGGGCAGTGCTTTCCAGAACGTTCAGATATTCCTTTTCCTCGCCATGAAACGTTCCAGCACCGAGGCTTCGGCTGTTTTTGTTATTATTATGCTGACCACATTCCTGATCACGGCTCTATTTCTTTATGTTCAGAGCAGAGATGAGCGCCAGAAGATCGAAGAGAAAGGGAGATGA
- a CDS encoding ABC transporter permease, which yields MKKKTNVKLNFLALLPFLLIAFLYEVLPLIMMILSSFRSEVDKSVLFSFENYIAAFTRPAYQRAILNSLKVTAISALFGILIGFIGAQAIHNSTGKIKNVFITILNMTSNFAGVPLAFAYMIILGNSGVLIQVGKTYGITALANFDLYTSFGLNMMYVYFQVPLATLLMVPAFYGIRQEWKEANLLLNGNSLTFWFKVGIPVLLPSIFGTISVLFANAIAAYATAYALLMNNYSLLSINITGMFTGDMTTRPHLGAALSVVMMIFMLGAILINNFITRRTSTWRWR from the coding sequence ATGAAAAAAAAGACCAACGTGAAACTGAATTTCCTGGCTCTTCTACCATTCTTGTTGATCGCATTTCTGTATGAAGTTCTTCCGTTGATCATGATGATTCTCAGCAGCTTCAGATCAGAAGTCGATAAAAGCGTTCTTTTTTCTTTTGAAAACTACATCGCGGCATTCACACGCCCCGCTTATCAAAGAGCAATTCTCAATAGCCTTAAAGTCACAGCGATTTCAGCTTTGTTTGGAATTCTCATTGGGTTTATTGGCGCTCAGGCTATTCACAATTCAACCGGCAAAATTAAAAACGTATTTATTACAATCCTCAATATGACGTCTAACTTTGCCGGCGTTCCTTTGGCTTTTGCATATATGATCATTTTAGGCAATTCCGGTGTCCTCATTCAGGTCGGAAAGACCTATGGCATCACAGCCTTAGCCAATTTTGATCTTTACACAAGCTTTGGGCTCAACATGATGTACGTGTATTTTCAGGTTCCACTGGCAACCCTGTTGATGGTACCGGCGTTCTATGGCATCCGCCAAGAATGGAAAGAAGCCAACTTGCTGCTTAATGGAAATAGCCTTACTTTTTGGTTCAAAGTTGGCATTCCTGTCCTGTTGCCCAGCATTTTTGGAACCATCAGCGTCCTTTTTGCCAATGCGATTGCAGCTTACGCCACCGCGTACGCACTTCTGATGAACAACTACTCGCTGCTTTCAATCAATATCACAGGCATGTTCACCGGTGATATGACCACGCGTCCTCATCTGGGCGCAGCCTTATCAGTGGTGATGATGATTTTTATGTTAGGTGCGATATTAATCAACAATTTCATCACCCGTCGGACTTCAACTTGGAGGTGGCGTTAA
- a CDS encoding ABC transporter substrate-binding protein produces the protein MKKHQLISIVMLMTIISVLLASCGPAKGKKEAVNLNDYTLEEIIKKAQEEGHVESVGMPDSWANWGDTWEGLTKKYGITHADTDMSSAEELNMFENEKDSPTKDIGDIGLGFTAEAIERGIVQGYKTSYWETVPDWAKAEDGKWMIAYTGVTTFIFNEDVTDEPYPTSWADVRKGTYKLTIGDVIGGATGQANVLATAFAFGGDMDNLDPAFEFWAEMAKAGRIDQGDILLQRIQAGEVQLGVTWSYNALTYRDETPNYKFSISVPQDGSILSGYASVINAFAPHPFAAALAREFIFSDDGQINLAKAGAVPTRTDIKIPQAIQDATIQQSEYQNSIPITDAAKYSEVCAQISVRWEEEIIPLMSK, from the coding sequence ATGAAGAAACACCAATTAATTAGTATCGTTATGCTGATGACCATAATTTCTGTGCTCCTGGCAAGTTGTGGGCCGGCAAAAGGCAAAAAAGAAGCCGTCAACCTGAATGATTACACCCTCGAAGAAATCATCAAAAAAGCACAGGAAGAAGGGCACGTTGAATCCGTTGGTATGCCGGATTCTTGGGCTAATTGGGGTGACACCTGGGAAGGTTTGACAAAGAAATATGGCATCACGCACGCAGATACCGATATGAGCTCGGCTGAAGAACTCAACATGTTCGAAAACGAGAAGGATTCCCCCACCAAAGACATTGGCGATATCGGACTCGGGTTTACCGCAGAAGCCATTGAAAGAGGCATCGTTCAGGGTTACAAGACCAGCTACTGGGAAACGGTTCCCGATTGGGCAAAAGCCGAAGATGGCAAATGGATGATTGCCTATACCGGTGTGACCACGTTCATCTTCAATGAAGATGTTACCGACGAACCCTACCCGACTTCCTGGGCTGATGTTCGCAAGGGCACTTACAAACTCACCATCGGTGACGTCATCGGCGGCGCCACGGGTCAGGCTAACGTGCTTGCAACCGCTTTTGCTTTCGGCGGTGACATGGATAACCTTGACCCCGCGTTTGAATTCTGGGCAGAAATGGCAAAAGCAGGCCGAATCGACCAGGGCGATATCCTCTTGCAACGGATCCAGGCGGGTGAAGTTCAACTTGGCGTAACCTGGAGCTACAATGCCCTGACCTATCGCGACGAAACACCGAACTACAAGTTCTCGATCTCGGTACCTCAGGATGGCTCCATCCTCAGCGGTTATGCCTCAGTGATCAACGCTTTTGCACCGCACCCCTTTGCAGCCGCTTTGGCTCGCGAATTCATCTTCAGTGATGACGGGCAGATCAACCTGGCAAAAGCAGGCGCAGTTCCAACCCGGACCGATATTAAGATCCCACAGGCGATTCAGGACGCGACGATTCAACAGTCCGAGTATCAGAATTCAATTCCGATCACCGACGCAGCAAAATACTCAGAGGTTTGTGCCCAGATCTCAGTGCGTTGGGAAGAGGAAATCATCCCCCTGATGAGCAAGTAA
- a CDS encoding ABC transporter ATP-binding protein: protein MRMGRRGGPMAMMPGEKARDFKGTFKRLLKYLGKYNLLILFVLSLSAGSTVFAILGPKILGRATTQIFEGVAAKISGTGNGIDFTAVGSILTRVALLYVISAFLNFLQGYVNAGISMDITYRFRQDIAAKINRLPLQYFDRVSQGEVLSRVTNDVDTVSQTLNQSLSQIITSSTSVIGILIMMLSISWTMTLIALVSVPLSMVVIRLIVKKSQKYFVQQQEYLGHVNGHVEEMFGGHIVIKAFNAEAESVNTFNRLNTTLYSSAWTSQFLSHLMMPTMRLISNFSYVAVSILGGYLVIRKSISVGDIQAFIQYVRSFNEPLMQIANISNILQQTAAAAERVFEFLNEPEEVPETENPVQLDHIEGRVEFRNVRFGYNPDEIIIKDFSFIAEPGQKIAIVGPTGAGKTTLVKLLMRFYDVDDGAILIDGHNIQDFTRADLRKLFAMVLQDTWLFNASIAENICYGCEGGANPDQIIQAATTAHVDHFIRTMPGGYDMVLNEDASNISAGQKQLLTIARAVVGDPPMLILDEATSSVDTRTEVLIQQAMDRLMKGRTSFIIAHRLSTIRDADLILVMRDGDIVEQGSHQDLLDQNGFYAELYYSQFALQPV from the coding sequence ATGCGAATGGGACGCCGCGGCGGGCCCATGGCGATGATGCCCGGCGAGAAAGCCCGTGATTTCAAAGGCACTTTCAAGCGTCTGTTGAAGTATCTTGGCAAATACAACCTGTTGATCTTGTTCGTTTTGTCCCTCTCGGCAGGCTCAACGGTCTTTGCGATTCTTGGGCCAAAGATTTTGGGGCGAGCAACCACCCAAATTTTCGAAGGCGTTGCCGCGAAAATCTCTGGAACCGGCAATGGGATCGACTTTACCGCGGTCGGTTCCATCCTGACGCGGGTTGCCCTGCTGTATGTCATCTCCGCCTTTTTGAACTTTCTGCAGGGCTATGTCAACGCTGGCATTTCAATGGATATCACCTATCGCTTCCGACAGGACATCGCCGCCAAGATCAACCGCCTGCCACTGCAATATTTTGACAGGGTCAGCCAGGGTGAGGTGCTCTCTCGGGTCACCAATGACGTCGATACCGTCAGCCAAACCCTTAACCAGAGCCTCTCACAGATCATCACTTCCTCCACCAGCGTCATCGGCATCCTGATCATGATGCTCTCAATTAGCTGGACGATGACGCTGATTGCCCTGGTTTCCGTTCCGCTTTCGATGGTGGTGATCCGCCTGATTGTAAAAAAATCGCAAAAATACTTTGTACAGCAACAGGAATATCTGGGTCACGTCAATGGGCATGTGGAAGAAATGTTTGGCGGTCATATTGTCATAAAAGCATTTAACGCCGAAGCAGAATCAGTAAACACTTTCAACCGTTTGAATACCACCCTGTACAGTTCGGCGTGGACTTCGCAATTTCTCTCTCACCTGATGATGCCAACCATGCGGCTGATCAGTAACTTCAGCTATGTCGCGGTCAGCATTCTGGGCGGTTACCTGGTAATTCGAAAGTCCATTTCCGTGGGTGATATCCAAGCCTTCATCCAGTATGTGCGTTCCTTCAACGAGCCACTGATGCAAATCGCCAATATTTCAAATATCCTGCAGCAAACAGCGGCTGCAGCAGAGCGCGTGTTTGAATTTCTCAACGAGCCTGAAGAAGTTCCGGAAACCGAGAACCCGGTTCAGCTTGATCACATTGAAGGTCGGGTAGAATTTCGCAATGTTCGGTTTGGCTATAACCCTGACGAAATCATCATTAAAGACTTCTCTTTTATCGCCGAACCAGGACAAAAGATTGCCATCGTTGGTCCAACCGGTGCTGGAAAGACAACATTGGTCAAATTGCTCATGCGCTTCTACGATGTTGACGACGGCGCCATCCTGATTGACGGGCATAACATCCAGGACTTCACTCGTGCCGATTTGCGCAAACTCTTTGCGATGGTCTTGCAAGACACCTGGTTGTTCAATGCCTCGATTGCCGAAAACATCTGTTACGGCTGTGAAGGCGGAGCCAATCCGGATCAGATCATTCAAGCTGCCACAACAGCCCATGTCGATCACTTCATCCGCACCATGCCCGGCGGCTACGATATGGTCCTCAACGAAGATGCTTCCAATATTTCTGCCGGACAAAAGCAGCTGTTAACCATTGCTCGCGCCGTTGTGGGTGACCCGCCCATGCTGATCCTCGATGAAGCGACCAGCTCGGTGGATACCCGCACCGAAGTCCTGATCCAGCAAGCCATGGATCGGTTGATGAAGGGTCGCACCAGCTTTATCATCGCCCATCGGCTTTCGACCATCCGTGACGCGGATTTGATCCTGGTCATGCGCGACGGTGACATTGTTGAGCAGGGCAGCCATCAAGACCTCCTCGATCAGAATGGCTTTTACGCTGAGCTTTACTACAGCCAGTTTGCATTGCAACCGGTATAA